A part of Candidatus Saccharibacteria bacterium genomic DNA contains:
- a CDS encoding tetratricopeptide repeat protein — protein MFGLLLVMAFGVWAIWRQQTIDEAAADLPQKISSKIDKLWDIAQESLRDRKYLRAEKALLTILRVDEKNATAYNRLGILYAKQQAYSDAIECFEIAQSLEPSASSLHNVGLIYFETAHYEKAALAFEQALSMEDTLASRHIAYAKVQEKLGHSSKMIESLEKAVAIEPSVQSYHILADAYSRVGEEEKAQDLREQIAKAVNSKTPPAKTVQQVRKVQM, from the coding sequence ATGTTCGGTTTACTCCTCGTGATGGCATTCGGTGTATGGGCAATCTGGCGTCAACAGACAATAGATGAGGCCGCCGCCGATTTGCCGCAGAAGATATCAAGCAAAATTGATAAGCTATGGGATATCGCTCAAGAATCACTACGTGATCGTAAATATTTGCGCGCAGAGAAAGCGCTTCTTACTATACTACGCGTCGATGAAAAAAATGCTACTGCATATAATCGATTAGGTATTCTGTACGCCAAGCAACAGGCGTATAGCGACGCAATCGAGTGCTTTGAGATTGCACAGAGTCTTGAGCCAAGTGCCAGTAGTCTGCACAATGTTGGGCTGATCTATTTCGAAACCGCTCATTATGAAAAGGCCGCTCTTGCGTTTGAGCAAGCGCTTAGTATGGAAGATACCCTCGCTTCACGCCATATCGCCTATGCTAAAGTGCAAGAAAAACTAGGTCATAGCAGTAAAATGATCGAATCGCTTGAGAAAGCTGTTGCAATCGAGCCAAGTGTGCAAAGTTATCATATTCTCGCCGATGCGTATAGCAGGGTTGGCGAAGAAGAGAAGGCGCAGGATTTGCGTGAGCAGATCGCAAAAGCTGTCAACTCTAAAACTCCTCCCGCCAAGACCGTCCAGCAAGTCCGCAAGGTTCAGATGTAA
- a CDS encoding RluA family pseudouridine synthase, with product MKVTASDLLAILRRFSIAADNNVPREIDQIKQSHPSPINQLVQFRFKRNFFFALFDDTAADNGHYIVQQIQRIDSNTDGVLLENPTSNITTYGLPFKGKDVYLFQTVSGKKRLDILLSERHPELSRSTWQKHIKAGSVSVNGAPAKNVRQEVADADHIAITLPEMPDYSRYELPVIYMDDDVLVVNKPARVLTHSKGALNDEFTVAEFFRRFTTVGLDTNRPGIVHRLDRDTSGVIIGARTPEAFALLKAQFSERKAKKTYIAVVEGIPKQASAMIDIPIARNPSAPSTFRADSKGKPAQTEYTVLDTRNGRSLVELTPRTGRTHQLRVHLQYVGTPIVGDRVYGKAAERLYLHAYRLEVTIGHGSRQSFIAPIPQAFETVFPEVSNHVAPL from the coding sequence ATGAAGGTTACAGCAAGTGACTTACTAGCCATTCTGCGTCGTTTTTCGATCGCAGCTGATAATAATGTACCGCGTGAAATTGATCAGATTAAGCAAAGCCACCCCAGCCCGATCAATCAGCTCGTCCAGTTTCGGTTTAAACGAAATTTCTTTTTTGCCTTGTTTGACGATACCGCCGCAGACAACGGCCACTACATCGTGCAGCAAATCCAACGCATCGATAGTAATACCGACGGCGTGTTACTCGAAAACCCTACCAGCAATATTACTACTTATGGCCTACCGTTTAAAGGCAAAGACGTCTATTTGTTCCAGACAGTGTCGGGCAAAAAGCGACTCGATATTCTACTAAGCGAGCGCCACCCCGAGCTCAGTCGCAGCACCTGGCAAAAACACATAAAGGCCGGTAGTGTCAGTGTGAATGGCGCACCAGCAAAAAACGTTCGTCAGGAAGTAGCAGATGCTGACCATATTGCGATTACTCTGCCTGAGATGCCAGACTATAGTCGTTATGAATTGCCCGTCATATACATGGATGATGATGTGCTTGTTGTCAACAAACCAGCCAGAGTACTCACCCATAGCAAGGGTGCGCTCAATGACGAATTTACCGTGGCCGAATTCTTTCGCCGCTTCACAACAGTCGGCCTCGATACCAACCGTCCAGGTATTGTGCATCGGCTCGACCGCGACACCAGTGGCGTTATTATTGGCGCACGTACACCTGAAGCATTTGCGCTGCTCAAAGCTCAGTTTTCGGAACGTAAAGCGAAAAAGACGTATATTGCAGTAGTGGAGGGAATACCCAAACAAGCCTCAGCGATGATTGATATTCCGATTGCCCGTAATCCGTCAGCACCCAGTACCTTTCGGGCTGACAGTAAAGGGAAGCCAGCTCAAACTGAATATACCGTACTCGACACTCGAAACGGGCGATCGCTGGTCGAACTTACACCTCGTACTGGCCGCACCCACCAGCTGAGAGTCCACTTACAGTACGTTGGAACGCCTATTGTTGGCGATCGAGTGTATGGGAAGGCAGCCGAACGTCTATACCTTCATGCCTACCGGCTGGAAGTAACGATCGGCCACGGTAGTCGCCAAAGCTTTATTGCACCCATCCCACAAGCTTTTGAGACAGTATTTCCCGAGGTATCGAACCATGTCGCTCCCCTATAA
- the rpmG gene encoding 50S ribosomal protein L33: MAKKTNTKRKIIALVSELTGHRTYVTRKNTQNTPDKLELNKYDPKARKHAKYVETKKSLGRNEVKPRKG, translated from the coding sequence ATGGCAAAGAAAACGAATACTAAGCGTAAGATTATTGCACTCGTCAGCGAGCTCACCGGTCATCGCACCTATGTGACCCGCAAGAACACGCAGAATACTCCGGACAAACTGGAGCTGAATAAGTACGATCCAAAAGCTCGCAAACACGCCAAGTACGTCGAAACCAAAAAGTCACTTGGCCGCAACGAAGTCAAGCCACGCAAGGGCTAA
- the purF gene encoding amidophosphoribosyltransferase, whose product MSHISHDRLRERCAVVGVSVANYGDEAAKIAYQALFALQHRGVEASGIATNASTGGVHAVRRLGMVRDVFRKDDLLGLTGSVATGHNRYSTNGDKNDHPSPIVNSDTGDAQSHNGNLPDTSYLDDMLRRRGYRVNQYNDSGKLGKATFLGIADSGGNIEESVRDIISHVDGAYACTGIHDDMMYTFRDAHGVRPLELGTFDGGVVAASETCALDTIGAEHLRSVQPGELVVARNGLIIFSAQLREPTPHFDMFELVYFARPDSVMLGERVSEVRRRFGHQLATLHGDHLSTLSHPLIVPVPDTSVFAAEGLSEQTHITHEMAIIKNRYVGRTFMQPSQESRRSSLQIKHTMNGERISGRDIVLVDDSIVRGNTLPRLVQLARSLGARSVTILIASPPIRYPDFYGTDTPDQRELMAANLTVEQMRLAFGADYLGFLSVSTMVSATGQNAEAFNLSPFLGDYPIPIGDLAKNIRTPISLEYTD is encoded by the coding sequence ATGTCTCACATCAGTCACGATAGGCTACGGGAAAGATGCGCTGTAGTCGGCGTCTCTGTCGCTAACTACGGCGACGAGGCTGCAAAAATTGCCTATCAGGCATTGTTTGCTTTGCAGCATCGTGGGGTAGAGGCATCGGGTATCGCAACCAATGCCAGCACGGGTGGTGTGCACGCGGTACGACGGCTCGGTATGGTACGTGATGTGTTTCGAAAAGACGACCTGCTGGGGCTCACGGGTTCAGTCGCAACTGGCCATAATCGCTATTCGACAAATGGCGACAAGAACGATCATCCCTCACCCATTGTCAACTCCGACACCGGCGATGCTCAGTCGCATAACGGTAACCTACCAGACACGTCATACCTCGACGATATGTTACGTAGGCGTGGATATAGGGTAAACCAATATAACGACTCGGGTAAACTCGGCAAGGCGACGTTTCTTGGTATCGCCGATAGTGGTGGTAATATTGAGGAGTCGGTGCGGGATATCATTAGTCATGTCGATGGTGCGTATGCTTGTACCGGTATTCACGATGACATGATGTACACGTTTCGTGATGCACACGGCGTGCGCCCGCTCGAGCTTGGTACCTTTGACGGCGGTGTTGTGGCGGCAAGTGAAACCTGTGCACTCGATACGATTGGCGCCGAACACCTGCGCTCTGTGCAGCCGGGCGAACTAGTGGTTGCGCGCAATGGCTTGATTATCTTCTCGGCGCAACTTCGCGAACCAACACCGCATTTTGATATGTTCGAACTGGTATATTTTGCCCGGCCGGATAGCGTGATGCTTGGTGAGCGCGTCAGCGAAGTTCGTCGACGTTTCGGTCACCAGCTGGCAACACTTCACGGGGATCATCTCAGTACACTATCGCACCCATTGATCGTACCGGTACCAGATACGTCGGTGTTTGCCGCCGAGGGCTTATCTGAACAAACACACATCACGCATGAAATGGCGATTATCAAAAATCGCTATGTCGGCCGGACATTTATGCAACCCAGTCAGGAGTCCCGTCGTAGTAGCCTGCAAATCAAACACACGATGAACGGTGAACGTATTAGTGGCCGCGACATTGTGCTAGTTGATGATTCGATTGTGCGCGGCAACACGCTGCCTCGGCTTGTCCAGCTGGCCCGCTCACTCGGTGCGCGCTCGGTGACTATTCTTATTGCTTCGCCCCCCATCCGCTACCCGGACTTCTATGGTACCGATACGCCTGACCAGCGTGAGCTTATGGCTGCAAATCTGACTGTCGAGCAAATGCGGCTGGCATTTGGCGCTGACTACCTTGGGTTTTTATCGGTGTCTACTATGGTGTCAGCGACAGGCCAAAATGCTGAAGCATTCAATCTTTCGCCGTTTTTGGGTGACTATCCTATTCCGATTGGCGATTTGGCAAAGAACATTCGTACGCCGATCAGCTTAGAGTACACTGACTAA
- a CDS encoding glycoside hydrolase family 15 protein → MARPIVLSNGELHVGINKYGLVHDFYYPYVGLENHAAGQSLRHHIGVWVDGAVSWLDDDTRWEFDFSYPHEALVGHIIAKNRDFGIMLEFDDTVDAEFSAFMRNVHVINLSPAARDVRLFMHQAFVIGDGRSNTDSAQYLPDANAILHYRGRRAFIIAGQDDNGRAFDQYSIGLFDIEGREGTYKDAEDGELSMSAVEHGRVDSTLRFKFQLNPHSSTRLHYWIACGTSTREALYIHKQLTSQGIHKRLDVTVKWWHDWLKPAKIIADKIDSAHRDTFIKSVMIMKSHIDKRGAVIASTDTSMLNYWRDAYAYCWPRDGAFVLWPLIRMGYKDEPYRFFEFCRRALTAGGYLMHKYRADGALGSSWHPYLHDHGEVSPPIQQDETALVLFVFSQFYHTQNDEVTLKEFYEPMVVPMANFLASYTDHRTGLPKPTYDLWEEMYITSTYTTAVTYAALLAAADLAEIRHDSDNAVKWRAAADDIRQAAHRLLYNNDKKCFYKGLTVTADGEVTVDETIDMSSIFGAFMFGLFAVDSDEVMASIATAEQWFSVSESNPGIPRYEHDSYRRSNDSSLGNWWFVTTLWLAQYYLEVGHLDRLENIVKWVRDHMWATGVLSEQIDPITRDELSVAPLNWSQAEYVSTLLDTVTEK, encoded by the coding sequence GTGGCTAGGCCGATAGTACTCAGCAACGGTGAGCTTCATGTTGGTATCAATAAGTACGGTCTCGTTCATGATTTTTACTATCCCTATGTTGGACTCGAAAATCATGCTGCTGGCCAGTCGCTCCGACACCACATAGGTGTCTGGGTTGATGGAGCGGTTTCGTGGCTCGATGATGACACGCGCTGGGAATTCGATTTTAGTTATCCGCACGAAGCATTAGTTGGTCACATTATTGCCAAAAACCGTGATTTTGGCATCATGCTTGAATTTGATGACACGGTTGATGCTGAGTTTAGCGCGTTTATGCGCAATGTTCATGTGATTAATCTTTCTCCCGCTGCGCGAGATGTCCGGCTCTTTATGCACCAGGCATTTGTGATTGGTGACGGTCGCAGCAATACCGATTCTGCCCAGTATCTGCCTGACGCAAATGCTATCTTACACTACAGGGGCAGACGAGCTTTTATTATTGCCGGTCAAGACGATAACGGTAGGGCGTTTGATCAGTATTCTATCGGTTTGTTCGACATTGAGGGGCGTGAGGGCACTTATAAAGATGCCGAGGATGGCGAACTAAGCATGTCTGCGGTCGAGCATGGACGAGTTGACTCGACCCTGCGTTTTAAATTTCAGCTCAATCCTCATAGCTCGACAAGGTTACACTACTGGATTGCCTGCGGCACCTCTACTCGTGAGGCACTTTATATTCATAAGCAGCTTACTAGCCAGGGTATTCACAAACGGCTCGACGTGACTGTGAAGTGGTGGCATGATTGGCTCAAACCAGCAAAAATCATTGCAGATAAAATAGATTCCGCTCATCGCGATACGTTTATTAAAAGCGTGATGATCATGAAATCGCACATCGACAAACGCGGTGCGGTCATCGCGAGCACTGACACGTCGATGCTAAATTATTGGCGCGACGCTTATGCGTACTGCTGGCCACGCGATGGTGCGTTCGTACTCTGGCCGCTCATCCGCATGGGCTACAAAGACGAGCCGTATCGATTCTTCGAGTTTTGTCGGCGTGCGCTGACAGCTGGCGGGTATCTGATGCATAAATACCGTGCCGACGGGGCACTCGGCAGTAGTTGGCACCCCTATCTTCACGATCACGGTGAAGTGTCACCACCAATCCAGCAAGACGAAACAGCACTGGTTTTGTTTGTGTTTAGCCAGTTTTACCATACGCAAAATGACGAAGTAACACTAAAAGAGTTTTATGAGCCTATGGTCGTACCAATGGCCAATTTTTTGGCAAGCTATACAGATCATCGCACGGGCTTACCGAAGCCGACGTATGACTTATGGGAAGAAATGTATATAACAAGTACCTATACCACCGCGGTCACGTATGCTGCTTTGCTGGCGGCTGCCGATCTCGCGGAAATTCGTCACGACAGCGACAATGCTGTAAAGTGGCGGGCGGCAGCTGACGATATTCGTCAGGCTGCGCACCGGCTTCTGTACAACAATGACAAAAAATGCTTCTACAAAGGCCTAACTGTCACAGCAGATGGTGAAGTGACCGTCGACGAAACGATCGATATGTCAAGTATATTTGGTGCGTTTATGTTTGGTCTCTTTGCCGTCGATAGCGACGAGGTGATGGCATCTATCGCGACAGCAGAACAGTGGTTTTCGGTGAGCGAAAGCAACCCTGGGATTCCGCGCTATGAACACGATAGTTATCGGCGGAGCAATGACAGCTCGCTTGGTAACTGGTGGTTCGTAACGACGCTTTGGCTAGCGCAGTATTACCTTGAGGTTGGGCATCTCGATCGTCTGGAGAACATAGTAAAATGGGTACGCGATCATATGTGGGCAACCGGTGTCTTATCTGAGCAAATCGATCCTATCACTCGCGATGAACTTTCAGTTGCACCGCTCAACTGGAGTCAGGCAGAGTATGTGTCGACCTTGCTCGATACGGTCACGGAGAAATAA
- a CDS encoding NUDIX hydrolase, with product MGQYGVYPDAFYRVSVKAVIRNDSGHVLCVTETERDLWELPGGGLDHGETIQQGLSRELAEEIGYIGTFTYSYADISTLYDPGGERCIMNIVFDVILDSPDSIQPGKDVFQMEYKDPKQFRSVNYRSGQLIYKHVIDRNFSVRFDQSE from the coding sequence ATGGGCCAGTACGGTGTATACCCCGATGCTTTTTATCGCGTGTCTGTAAAAGCGGTTATTCGCAATGACAGTGGTCATGTGCTGTGTGTAACGGAGACAGAGCGAGATTTATGGGAGCTTCCTGGTGGTGGGCTAGACCACGGTGAAACAATCCAGCAGGGCCTCTCCCGCGAGTTAGCCGAGGAGATTGGCTATATTGGTACGTTTACTTATAGCTATGCAGATATCTCAACGCTTTACGATCCAGGCGGCGAGCGCTGCATCATGAATATTGTCTTTGATGTCATACTAGACAGCCCAGACTCTATCCAACCGGGCAAGGACGTTTTCCAGATGGAATACAAAGACCCAAAGCAGTTCCGAAGCGTTAATTACAGGAGTGGACAATTAATCTATAAACATGTTATCGATCGTAACTTCTCAGTTAGATTTGATCAGTCAGAGTAG
- a CDS encoding histidine decarboxylase, producing MIKRKESQLNRADHHTLTAFMAEIRKDYPYFIGFPGSVDFDYSELLPFFQYLLNNVGDPYVSPLHANHSKRLEREVVDFFADLFHAPKSDRWGYVTNGGTEGNLYSLYVARELYPEAPVFYSNSAHYSIPKNIGILGMQGIAVASEESGEMDYSSLKKNIIKSGATQVIVVATIGTTMSEAKDNVYIIQHILDDLGFDDASFVHCDAALAGVYTAFAIPHHPFDFADGADAISISGHKFIGCPMPSGVVITRKSYRDKVVRSALYTGTPDSTISGSRNGHTPIMLWYTIKKLGTDGLRKRAINSMELARYLHTELRCIGWPAWKNEAAFTVVIKQPPKEIIHKWQLATYGGVSHVICMPGVTKEQLNSFIQDIKHSQNTIRHKRTNERKTSNESK from the coding sequence GTGATTAAGCGAAAAGAAAGCCAATTGAACCGTGCCGATCACCATACTTTGACAGCATTTATGGCGGAGATCCGCAAGGATTATCCATATTTTATAGGATTTCCGGGTTCGGTCGATTTCGATTATTCTGAGCTACTACCGTTCTTCCAATATTTACTCAATAATGTTGGCGATCCGTATGTGAGTCCGCTCCATGCAAATCATTCCAAACGACTAGAACGTGAAGTTGTCGATTTTTTTGCTGATTTGTTTCATGCTCCCAAATCTGATCGATGGGGTTATGTTACAAATGGTGGTACCGAAGGAAATTTGTATTCGCTTTATGTTGCCCGCGAACTATATCCTGAAGCGCCGGTATTTTATAGTAATAGCGCTCACTATAGTATACCGAAGAATATCGGTATACTCGGCATGCAAGGAATTGCGGTCGCATCTGAAGAGTCGGGCGAGATGGACTATAGCAGTCTCAAGAAAAATATAATAAAATCCGGCGCTACTCAGGTGATTGTCGTCGCGACGATTGGAACGACAATGTCCGAGGCAAAGGACAATGTGTACATTATTCAGCACATCCTCGATGACCTCGGCTTTGATGATGCATCATTTGTGCACTGTGATGCAGCGCTGGCAGGCGTCTATACAGCCTTTGCAATTCCCCATCATCCGTTTGATTTTGCTGACGGTGCAGATGCGATCAGTATCAGCGGACACAAATTTATCGGATGCCCGATGCCGAGCGGAGTGGTGATTACGCGTAAAAGTTATCGCGACAAGGTGGTTCGTAGCGCACTGTATACCGGCACGCCAGATTCGACAATTTCCGGATCACGAAATGGCCATACTCCAATCATGCTTTGGTACACCATTAAAAAACTTGGAACCGATGGCCTGCGCAAACGAGCGATCAATTCGATGGAATTAGCACGTTATTTACATACCGAACTCCGTTGTATCGGCTGGCCAGCGTGGAAAAATGAAGCTGCATTTACTGTAGTGATAAAGCAGCCGCCTAAGGAGATTATTCATAAATGGCAACTGGCTACCTACGGAGGTGTTAGCCACGTGATTTGTATGCCGGGCGTAACAAAAGAACAACTCAACTCATTCATCCAAGATATCAAACATTCGCAAAATACTATTCGGCACAAAAGAACTAATGAAAGGAAAACTAGCAATGAAAGCAAATAG
- a CDS encoding YajQ family cyclic di-GMP-binding protein, translating into MATFSFDIESTYDKAEMNNVEQLVTKEIANRYDFKGTPAAIEWLADKKGFKVIGSNEWQLEAVIDMIGKQLAKRGMTSKVLDVSGKVTEANLRAWKDVPFRDGLSQDYAKKITKLLKESHPKVKTQIQGDTLRCTCSSKDELQLVMQTLRSKDFDFPLVFTNYR; encoded by the coding sequence ATGGCAACATTTAGTTTTGATATAGAAAGCACGTACGATAAGGCTGAGATGAATAACGTCGAGCAGTTAGTGACGAAAGAAATTGCTAACCGCTATGATTTCAAGGGGACACCCGCCGCGATCGAATGGCTAGCAGATAAAAAGGGCTTTAAGGTCATAGGCAGTAACGAGTGGCAACTCGAAGCTGTCATTGATATGATAGGCAAGCAGCTTGCCAAGCGTGGCATGACTAGTAAAGTGCTTGATGTCAGCGGCAAAGTTACCGAAGCAAACTTGCGCGCCTGGAAAGATGTACCGTTTCGCGACGGACTGAGCCAAGACTATGCCAAAAAAATCACAAAATTACTCAAAGAATCTCATCCAAAAGTAAAAACGCAAATCCAGGGCGACACCCTACGCTGCACCTGTAGTAGCAAAGACGAGCTACAGCTAGTTATGCAAACATTACGGTCGAAAGATTTCGACTTTCCTCTTGTTTTTACAAATTATCGATAA
- a CDS encoding chorismate mutase: MTEVAKGAADILAVREEIDKVDSELVKLLNRRMQLALAAGALKLAEKRPIFNIRRENEVLEHIMAENEGPISNEDLLDIFLDLMRLARNMQHRAQSNQPESEPEDKISYYTIPRHNSPKSTGW, encoded by the coding sequence ATGACAGAAGTTGCGAAGGGTGCGGCAGATATTCTTGCAGTACGCGAAGAGATTGACAAGGTTGACTCTGAGCTCGTAAAGCTGCTCAACCGTCGTATGCAACTAGCGCTTGCGGCTGGCGCTTTGAAATTAGCAGAGAAAAGACCTATCTTTAATATTCGGCGTGAGAACGAGGTACTTGAGCATATTATGGCCGAAAACGAAGGTCCAATTAGTAATGAGGACCTGTTGGACATTTTTTTGGATCTTATGAGACTGGCACGGAATATGCAACACCGTGCCCAAAGCAATCAGCCCGAGTCCGAACCGGAAGACAAGATTTCTTATTATACTATTCCCAGGCATAATAGCCCAAAGAGTACTGGTTGGTAG
- a CDS encoding HNH endonuclease gives MRGVNTINFFQHVVRYLWNKYAGKCARCSWSQVNPVTKRPPLEIDHIDGNSMNNIERNLILLCPNCHAITPTHKNLNLRFGRHWRRTRNMLQ, from the coding sequence GTGAGAGGCGTAAATACGATAAACTTTTTTCAGCACGTAGTTCGCTATCTATGGAATAAATATGCAGGGAAATGTGCGCGATGTAGTTGGTCTCAAGTAAATCCAGTTACCAAGAGACCGCCCCTTGAGATTGACCACATCGATGGAAATTCGATGAATAATATCGAACGTAATTTAATATTGCTTTGCCCGAATTGTCATGCAATAACTCCCACTCATAAAAACTTGAATTTGAGGTTTGGTAGACATTGGCGCAGAACTAGGAATATGCTACAATAA
- the trpS gene encoding tryptophan--tRNA ligase, with product MRKTILTGIRANNDLHIGNYFGAMLPIVDMAKTRSSEYDVNFFIPDLHSFTTPIDHSQLFDSIMNNARIYTAAGLPLDNENIHIYRQSYVPAHSELTIILNNFVGMGEMERMTQYKDKSAKLGSDRVSVGLFDYPVLMASDILLYNAKYVPVGDDQTQHLEITRDIAERMNNKFNTELFAIPEPVVKQHEFFGKDQGLRIKDLLDPSKKMSKSDETGKGVVFLSDEPELAHKKIMSAATDDKANIQYDKVNQPGIANLIDILALLRGVRPADVEAEFKGSQRYGDFKQVVADEMAAFLRDFQQRLASVDDAAIIAKLEASERAMNEIANQTLLRVQKAVGLRK from the coding sequence ATGAGGAAAACAATACTGACTGGTATTAGAGCGAATAACGATTTGCATATAGGTAACTATTTTGGCGCTATGTTGCCGATTGTTGATATGGCTAAAACTCGTTCAAGCGAATACGATGTAAACTTTTTTATTCCTGATCTTCATAGTTTCACCACACCAATCGACCACTCGCAGTTGTTCGATAGCATCATGAACAACGCACGTATTTATACAGCCGCCGGGCTACCGCTCGACAACGAGAATATTCACATTTACCGCCAAAGCTATGTGCCAGCTCATAGCGAGCTGACTATTATCCTGAACAATTTCGTGGGCATGGGTGAGATGGAGCGCATGACCCAATACAAAGATAAAAGTGCAAAGCTCGGTAGCGACCGAGTGAGCGTAGGGCTATTTGACTATCCCGTGCTGATGGCAAGCGACATTCTGCTTTACAACGCAAAGTATGTGCCGGTCGGCGATGACCAAACCCAGCACTTAGAAATTACACGAGATATTGCCGAGCGCATGAATAACAAATTCAATACAGAGCTTTTCGCGATACCCGAGCCCGTTGTCAAACAGCACGAGTTTTTTGGCAAAGACCAGGGATTGCGCATTAAGGACCTATTAGACCCAAGTAAGAAAATGAGCAAAAGTGACGAAACTGGCAAGGGTGTGGTGTTCCTTAGTGACGAGCCCGAGCTAGCCCACAAAAAAATCATGAGTGCAGCAACAGATGATAAGGCAAATATCCAGTATGACAAAGTAAATCAGCCTGGCATTGCAAACCTTATCGACATTTTGGCGCTACTGCGCGGCGTCAGACCCGCCGATGTTGAGGCAGAGTTTAAGGGTAGTCAGCGCTATGGCGACTTCAAACAGGTTGTGGCCGACGAAATGGCAGCGTTTTTACGTGATTTCCAGCAGCGACTCGCTAGTGTTGACGACGCGGCGATTATTGCCAAACTCGAAGCGAGCGAACGCGCAATGAATGAGATTGCAAACCAAACGCTCCTGCGCGTACAAAAGGCAGTTGGTCTGAGAAAGTAA
- a CDS encoding nucleoside hydrolase, with protein MGKQKIIIDTDAGHDDALAMLLLICSNQFDILTITTVAGNATIEKVTRNAQAVLDLVGSKISIHSGADKPLRRKLVTAEVHGDSGIDGLDVSNTIYTLSKDAVSIMKHYLNLYPGEVSILTIGPLTNVAQLLKSNPGIENNIKELVIMGGAIESPGNKNRVAEFNFFVDPEAADIVIRSDCPKVLVPLDPCNVIKIQLDLFDSLKGKALYANLHKMMRHFIAGISKHEKVKAALVYDALAAFYFLDQKAFKTVKMDIVIETKGEHTFGMSVADRRKYSERHPNITVVTSIHRERFEWALLSALKNTADLYPEIRC; from the coding sequence ATGGGAAAGCAAAAAATTATTATTGATACTGATGCCGGCCACGACGATGCCCTTGCCATGCTCTTGCTGATCTGTTCAAATCAATTTGATATATTAACTATCACAACAGTTGCTGGTAACGCTACGATCGAAAAGGTAACACGTAATGCGCAGGCAGTACTTGACCTCGTTGGTTCAAAAATATCGATTCATTCGGGTGCCGATAAGCCGCTTAGGCGTAAGTTAGTCACCGCTGAAGTTCATGGCGATAGCGGGATTGATGGTTTAGACGTTAGTAATACTATCTATACACTGTCCAAGGATGCAGTGTCTATAATGAAGCACTATCTAAATCTCTATCCAGGTGAGGTTAGTATCTTAACTATCGGCCCATTAACAAATGTTGCTCAACTACTAAAATCAAACCCAGGTATTGAAAATAATATAAAAGAGCTAGTTATTATGGGTGGCGCGATTGAATCACCTGGCAATAAAAATCGAGTGGCTGAATTTAATTTTTTTGTTGACCCGGAGGCGGCAGATATTGTAATACGAAGCGATTGTCCAAAGGTATTAGTTCCTCTTGATCCATGTAACGTAATTAAAATCCAGCTTGATCTTTTTGATTCACTCAAGGGCAAAGCACTATATGCTAACCTACATAAAATGATGCGACATTTTATCGCTGGCATTTCAAAGCATGAGAAAGTGAAAGCCGCACTTGTTTATGATGCATTGGCCGCTTTTTATTTTTTGGATCAAAAAGCATTTAAGACGGTGAAGATGGACATAGTTATCGAGACAAAGGGTGAGCATACATTTGGGATGTCAGTAGCAGATCGACGAAAATATAGCGAGCGTCACCCAAATATTACTGTGGTTACGTCGATCCACCGTGAGCGATTTGAATGGGCGCTTCTTTCTGCCCTAAAAAATACCGCAGATCTTTATCCAGAAATTAGATGTTAG